The genomic DNA TCCTGCCGCGTCAACCACGATTATCTTCGGGTTGCTCGTCCTGAATGTGCCGACCTCCCATGCCTTATCCGGAGTGGTGCTGAGGTGTACATACCTCTGTGTGGCTGACTTCAGGCCGACCTCCAGCAGCCGCTCTGCCTCCTCCTCTGCGGTCCCGTAGTAGAGTGTTGGCAGCTCGTTCTCCGGGTAGTCGAGATCCACACCGACAGAATGGCCGTATCTGGCCCTTATTCGCGTGCCGTTTATCTCATACCTCCCCTTTGGATCTGATCTTACGAGCGCCATTACGAGATTCTCGTTTGCCCATCTATATCTGGTCCGGATGGCATCCACAAGCACCGGTATCTCCACCCACCCCTGCGGGCTCATCGCCAGCCCGAGGTCGTCAGGGAAGTGTCGCAACGCTCCTGCAAGCAGTCTCCCGAGCTTCTCGGTCCTCACACCATCGAGAACCAGCTTCCCCCTGCTCCCGCAGCTGCATACATTCCCTCTGAAAAATCCATGCTGCGGGCATCTCCTTATCGCCTGCTCTGAATCCATTGATTAACCGGACCTCCACGCCAGGGTACACTCTGCGACCTGAATAACAGGCCGACACCATCATCTTGAGGGAGATGATGTATAGATTTATCGGTCTGCAGAGACGATATGACGTACCATCCTCTTGAAGATCTAATGAATCCGATTTATTGGCATCCGAGAGTGAGATGCACCTGCCCGGATATCTCCCGCGCGGGATTGTTCCTAATGTCGGACAGCTCATGCGCCCGAAGCCATCGATATGTAGATATTCCAGGCGCCCACGCTGACAAAATCGACTGCTATCGCACCCAGGATCAGCCCAAGTATCCGCGTGAATACCATGATGCCCGTGACACCAAGTATATCGTGGATGTGCTCTGCGGATTTGAGTATCGCATAAGTTGCACCAAAGGTGAGACATATCGCCAGAAGCACAATCATCTTCTCCGGAAGTGTATTACTCGCACCCATATGCACTATCACCGTGGTTATCGTTCCAGGGCCAGTGAGCAGCGGTATGGCCAGCGGAAATATCGAGATGTCCTCCCTGGTGGTTGCATCCTCTATCTCGGCCTGTGTGACCTTCTTGTGAGGTTTTGCGCGGAGCATGTCTATGGCCACAAGGAAGAGCAGTATACCACCTGCAACCCGAAGTGAGTCGACAGTTATTCCAAAGAATCTCAGAATCATATCGCCTGCAAGAGCAAAGACCATTGCTATGGAGAACGCCACAAGCGTTGTGCGGACGCATATCCTGTCCCTCTCAGCAGGGCTGGCATCTTGCGTCAGAGAGACGAAGACCATCGTCGCCTCGATGGGGCTCACTATTATGAACAGCGAGGTGAACACATATACGAAGTACTGAAGATATATGGCCAGATCCAGATAGGAACCCCCGATGTACCTCGCCTCCAGATTATGAGTGCATGACACATAATCTTAATGGGGGTGCATGGCGACGGAGCCCCACATGCTGCAAAGAAACGCAATCTTGCAATCATGCAACAGTGGTATGCTGTGATCCCCAGCTGCATAGGCGCTGCAGCCATCCCCTCTTTGTGGGGGCCTCAGCCTATCGTCGATGCGGTGATACTCAGATCCCACATTTCCGCGGGTTAAAATACCATTGATGCGTTATATTAACGTATGCAGGATGTAGTCGTGGTCGGTGCCGGGCCTGCAGGACTCTTCGCGGCTCTTGAGCTATCCGTCCACGGGAAGAGCGTGGTGGTTGTCGACAAGGGCAGGGACATCTCTGAGAGGAACTGCCCCATGAAGAAGTGGGGGCACTGTCTTCACTGCGAACCCTGTCATATAATGTGCGGGATGGGCGGCGCTGGCACATACTCAGATGGCATACTCAATCTCCATCCGGCAATAGGCGGAGATCTCACGCGCCTTACGGATGATCCATGGGCTCTTGTGGATGAGGTGGACTCGGTATTTCTGAGATATGGCGCCCCCCTTGAGACTCAGGAGCCCACGCAGAATGATGTGGAGGAGCTGAGCCGGAGGGCTGCATCAGTCGGTGCGAGATTTATACCGATAAAGCAGCGCCACATGGGATCCGATAGGACGCCTGAGATAATAAGGGAATTTAGCAATGACCTCAAAAGGCGTGGTGTCAGGTTCGTGCTGAACAGCTCGGCAGCAGACCTCATAATAGAAAAAGATGTGTGCATGGGAGTCAGGCTATCAGATGGAGGAGAGATAAGAGCTGAGAGCACGCTCCTCGCGCCCGGCAGGATAGGCGCAGAGTGGATCGGGGAGGTGATCGAGAGATATGGCATTAAAGCACGGTATGGACCTCTCGATGTCGGGGTGCGTGTGGAGGTGCCATCGATAGTCATGGATCCTGTCACGAGGATCAACAGAGATCCGAAGTTTCACATCATAACTCACAGATACGATGATTTCATAAGGACATTCTGCACAAACCCTGGGGGGTTTGTGGTCAAGGAGGAGTACAGGGATTTCATAGCAACAAACGGACACTCAATGTCAGGGGAGCGATCTGAGAACACGAACTTCGCATTTCTTGTCAGGCTTGAGCTGACGAAGCCGATAGAGAACACCACAGCATACGGAATATCGATAGCGAAGCTCGTGACAACTATCGGCGGGAGGAGGCCCGTGATCCAGCGGCTCGGAGATCTCCACAGGGGGAGGAGATCGACCGGGGAGCGGATCGCCAGGAACCCTGTCAGGAATACCCTGAAGGATGTGACTCCGGGCGACATATCGATGGCTCTGCCCCACAGGATAGTCATGGATGTCATCGAGGGGCTTGAGATCCTGAATGAGATCATTCCAGGAGTAAATGCTGACTCCACGCTGCTTTACGCGCCGGAGATAAAATTCTACGCTCGTGAGATAAGCGTCGACAAAGACCTGCAGACCAGCATACAATCACTCTACGCTGCAGGCGATGGCGCCGGTCTCTCGAGAGGCATAGTGGCGGCCGCTGCCACCGGACTGCTCGCAGCGCGCGGAATACTCAGAGGTGAGTAGCTGAATGTCAGCCTGTCCAACTGGCGCAATATCACAGACCGCGCCGGTTTGGGGAGCCTGAGAGCGATCGCACTCAGACAGAGAAGAGCATGCACATGAGGATAATCGCTGTAGGTCGGATCAGAGAGCGGTTCTGGCAGGATGCAGCATCGTACTATCTGAGACGCCTCTCTCCATACACCAGACTCGATGTTGTGGAGGTTCGCGAGGAGGATCCCATTAAAGAGGGAAGGGGTATACTCGCGCATCTGTGCGGAGGAGTGACAGTAGCTCTCGATGAGCATGGTGAGAGCATGAGCTCACAGGAGCTGGCGTTGTGGCTCCAGAACAGAATCGTTGAGGGATGTGGCAGCATCAACTGGATAATCGGCGGGCCAGAGGGTCTATCTCAGGATGTTCTGAATCGCTCTGATCTCCAGCTCTCGCTCTCAAAGATGACGTTTCCGTATCAGATGGCGAGAATTCTGCTCCTGGAGCAGCTCTACAGGGCGTTCAAGATAATAAAAAATGAGCCATACCACCGCTAAATCGCGGGTATGGCATCGATGGCATCTTTGTTTATTACAGAGGATGTATCGCCGAGAGCTGCTCCAAGTGCCTTCGCCTTGATCACTGCCCTAACAGGCTTTCCCGTTCTGTCCTTGGGTATGGCGGAGACGAAGTAAACCTCAGAGGGCATCGCTATCGGTCCCATGGTCGCCCTGACATGGTTCCTGATATCCTTCTTGAGTTCCTCGCTTGGATTGATGCCCTCTTTAAGCACAACGAAGAGAATGATGTTCTCTCCTTTGACCTTGTCCGGCCTGCCGATGACAGCTGCATCCGCGACATTCGGATGTGAGAGCGCTGCGCTCTCGACCTCTGCATTGCTTATCCTGTGGCCTGCGACCTTCAGAACATCATCTATCCTTCCGAGTATCCACCAGTAGCCGTCAGCATCCCTCCTCGCCCTGTCGCCGCTGAGGTATATACCAGGTTTGATGCTCCAGTAGTAGTCGTAATAGATCTCCCTGAGCTTCTCCGGCTCTCCGTATATACCTCTGAGCATCGTCGGCCATGGGGCTGTGAGCACGATGTTCCCACTCTCTCCAGGACCAACTGCTCTCCCGTTCACATCAAGGAGATCAACGTTGTATCCGGGAAGCGGGAATGCAGGCGAGCCCGGCTTGAGCGGGGTTATCGGCAGTGGAGCTATCACATGGCATCCTGTCTCCGACTGGAACCATGTGTCCATTATGGGAGCCCAGTCGTTGCCGACATGCTTTCTCCACCACAGGAAAGCATCGGGGTTCATGGCCTCTCCCACAGATCCCATGAGCCGGACGCTTCTCAGGTCGTACTTCCTAGGCCACTCCTCGCCCTCCTTCATGAACATCCTGATTGCGGTGGGCGCTGTGTATATCACAGAGACACCGTAATCCTCTATGATCTGGAACCATCTCCCGAAATCAGGGTAATCCGGAGAGCCCTCGTACATAACGCTCGTCGCGCCGAGGCAGAGCGGTCCGTATACTATGTATGTGTGGCCTGTGATCCACCCTATGTCAGCAGTCGACCAGTACACATCAGTATCCTTTATGTCGAAAACCCAGCTCGTCGTGTACGCAGGCCCGACGCAGAAGCCGCCGTGCGCATGGACAACACCCCTCGGCTTTCCTCCAGCTCCAGCTGTGTAGAGTATGAAGAGCGGATCCTCCGAGTCCATCTGAAGCGTCTCACACTCATCAGGCTGGTTCTTCACGAGCTCATGCCACCAGATATCGAATCCGTCCTTCCATTCGATGCTCTGGCCAGTCCGTCTGTAAACAATCTGGCGTTCGACAGAGGGCGCGTCCTGAAGGGCCTCATCCGCTTGGGCCTTTATCGGGATAGGCTTGCCCCTTCTGTATGATCCATCACATGTTATCAGGACTCTGGCCCCAGCATCGTTAATCCTCTCGCGGAGCGCGCCTGCGCTGAATCCGGAGAAGACTACGACATGTATCGCGCCGATCTTAGCACAAGCCAGCATCGCCACCGGCAGCTCGGGGATCATCGGCAGGTAGATACCAACCCTGTCGCCCTTCTTCACGCCAAGACTCTTCAGACCATTTGCGAGCTTATTCACATCTCTGTAGAGCTGATAGTATGTAATGGCCCTGGTATCTCCGACCGGCTCACCCACGAAGTAGTAAGCGACCTTGTTTCTTCGCCAGGATCTTGCATGCCTGTCGAGGGCGTTGTGCGCGACGTTACACTTTCCTCCGACAAACCATCTCGCATGCGGTGGGTTCCACTCCAGGACCTTCTCGTACGGCACAAACCAATCTGCATATGTCTTTGCCATCTCGTCCCAGAACTCAACGTAGTTCTCGGAACACCAGGCCCGCAGCTCTTTCTCACTCCTGAATCCCTTTCTCTTCATCCACTGCATCACATTGGAGTTCTCCACCAGGTCGCTTGCCGGCCTGTAGACGTTCTCCTGAGAGGATACCTCTGCTTTTTCATATACCATTTCGGATCGCCTTCTGAGTTTATTCCGTTCAGCAGGCAATTGCGGAATAGGCTACATGCTTATTTAGGAATAACACGATTTTTTGTAGCCTATTTCCGCAATAAAGTATTTTTAAACGGGTCGATCTACTATGAAAGTCATTTTAATTTATAAATTTGTCGCATAGGATTTATTATAACATATTTTCATGAAAACACCGATTATATGTTGCAAATGGCCCAACCAGTGCTTAACATAATGGATAGAAAAAATCTTTCATAGGTATATAAAAATAAACCAACGAGTATTCCTAAAAACCTCTGGTTTTGAGGCAAATGTGAGTCAAATACAATACAGCGAGAATCCGCCATTGTAAAAATAAGGGTTTATAGGAATACTCCAACTTGATTCAGCGGCTTAGCAGAGAGATGGAATAGACTGCACCGATCCAGAAAGGTTCAATCCAGATAGCTGGGGATCGAGCTGGCAGGAGAGAACACATCTCTAAATGGCCAGACTGGCCAGGCGATCTTGCTGGGGCGCATATATGTTCTAGGGCTTGGAGGCACTGCAGCGGAGATGATGAAGTTTAGAAAGCTTAGATGCGAATACACGAGAACATGCGGAGATGGGTACACTTCTGGTACCGTCTGCGCAAAAACAGCACAGCAAGCCCACGTTGATGGTGCGATCCAGGAGTTTTGCTCCTGGGTCACGCCGTTACCTTTGTCTTTACAATGTATTTTATAAGATCCGGGCCGATCCTCGCCTTCTTTTGGAGCTCCTCTGCCATCTGCTCAAAGGAGACGCCTTTGTTGATCATCGACCTTATCTCTTCTATTGTGGTGTCGCTCACTGTGAAGTATTCGTCAAGGTCCTTCCTGTGGCCCCAGACATCACCCTCGAGCAGTTCGATGCCCTGCATCTCCAGGAACACCTGAATCGCGTTTGACATCGTCTTCTTGTACGAAGGTGGTACCTGGATCACCCTGAGCCGCGGGCACCTCTGCATAAGATTCAGGAAATCGACATTTGATGCCCTGAAGGCCAGATGCACCATTCTTTCATTCGGATTGAGCTGTGCGATCTCGCTCTTGGAGCTGACTACTCTAATTCTCATAAAGACTCACCATATCTGAGAACAATATCGTATTATTAATAGACACTTGTGGTTTATGGTAATGTATAAAAAAAGATCTATCAGTAATAATCACAATTAAAATTTTAATTATGTTTTCTGAGAATCAGTATCTATATCTGACGAGAAGATTCGGCATCAATGGATGATGTTACGAGCTGCTGCACGGTGCTGGAAGCCCAGCCGCTCTGAAAATTCTCGGTAGGATCAGACGGATCATCCGCGGATCATCACTGCCAGAATAATAAGCAGTGGCAGTGCAAGAGTTACAAGCAGGCTCCACAGCCCAAAGCGTTCAGCAACACGACACCATGGGGCACAGAGCCGGCCGCCGGTGAGTCCGCCGCACACAAGAGAGCACCACCATCTGAAGAGAGGGCATCGCGCGACCTTCCAGTCCCTGCACCTCTCAGGTATACTGCCCATAATCGTCCATCATCCTGCTGAAATAAATTTTTAACTGCCGTTAAGCACAGCAGCCAGGCTGCATATAAAACATCCAAGCTGTTAGTGGGGTGTGGCTCGTACACTCTGAGGGATATGGCTCCACAGGGTTGCGATCTGTTACATCAGGGAATCCCGACTCCTGAAATTCCATTCAGTGATTCTGGATAAGTACAGGCCGTGAGGGGTCATGTGCGCACCACGAGGTCAACAGCATGCACTCCCGCTGGACTTATCTGACATCCATCCAGTGTAACCCGAGCGCCCGGGGCGATATGTTCTGTATAGCATGCGACGACCCCGGGCTCACATCACTAACACAGGCACTCGACTGATCCCGGACGCACTGGCTAAACTGGCTTCAGGCTTTATCCCAGCCTGGATTCTATCTCCCTTTCCCTGAGTTTGCAGAGGTTCTCAGCACCGCGCACGTAGAACCAGTAATGCACCACCACCAGCAATCCCCACCCCACGATGGGATAGTACATCGCCCAGCCAGGGATAGTCTTTATCGTGCCCATGGCATTCAGGGCTATCCAGATTGCATTCACCACAATGTAGATCGCTATGTGAAGCTGGAACAGCTTCACCTGATCGGAGACAGTCGCCTCTCTAAAAAGTCTTTTATACTCTTCCAGAGTCTCAGCCAACAGTCCCACCCCCTTATATGCGGTTCCCGACGTGAAGGACTGCCTGTCATGGATTTATTTAAGGCAGCGTATCTCAGCGGATGGCAGCACGTGTCTCAGCGCTAAACAGTATGGAGGTGACATCCCCCACATTGGTCACAGATCCAGTTCGCACAGATGCTCATACGCCAGGAATCGTTATAGATAATTGCCATTTAACTTTATATAGATTGTTCTGGACCTGCTGTGTCGGATAACCAATAGCTCTGGAGTAGAACGTTATCGATTTCTGCCAGAATTAGTATTTGTATGAATTCAGTCTATGCTATCGGATTCTCAAACATTATTCAACCGATTCATCTCGAAACTATTTAAGCAACGATGCGGATCTGCATCGATCCTGCGCGGAAATACAATCCGTACAAATTAATACGCCTGGGAATTTTGAGACGATTTCATGGAGTAGAGGCAATTGATGCTGGCTGTACAGAGCTCACCACTCCGATGATCCAACCTCATGGCAACCGGTTGGGAGCTTAGTGCTGCCCAGGGTGGTTGCGTACAGAGCTCACCACTTCATGAGCTGCTGGACGTGTCCGAATAAGGATTAGGTGTATATGATGTGTAGAAGAGGAGAAGATCCAGATTTCCGGCCACAGCTCTTATCCGGACAGATCCGAGCCGCCTACGATTATGTTAAAATATATGATGATGCAACCATTCTCCGCCGGGCAGCCGGCCTGTGGCGGGATCACATGATGCGAAGGACCACAGCGGACGCGACATAAAATAAAAGGATGCTTCACGCGTTCGCGCCATGACCTTGCTGATCGATCCCCTCTCAGAATGGCAGCATCACCATAGTACTATCTCATCTGGATATCTTCTTGTGGCAGAACCACCAGTCGTAGCAGTCGTACATACTCAGCCGTTCCTTTGCGCTCTTCTCATCTGAGGGTGGTGGTATGATGACCTCATCGCCTATGAGATCGTTATTGGGCCAGTTCGCCGGAGTTGCCACCTTGTTCTTGTCAACAACCTGGAGAGCCTCCACGACCCTGAGGATCTCGTCTATATTCCTGCCAACCTCCTGAGGATAATATAGAATCAGCCTTATTATTCCGCTCGGATCCACCACGAATACAGCTCTCACAGTGTTTGAACCCTTTCCCGGATGGATCATGCCGAGCAGATCGGCAACCTCTCCTGTATCTGCTATTATCGGGAACTTTATCTCCACCCCCATCTTCTCTCTGATCCATTCGGTCCACTTCATGTGGGAGAAGATCTGATCGACTGAGAGGCCGATGAGCTCGCAGTTGAGCTTCTTGAAGTCCTCCCTGCGCTTCTGGAACGCTATGAACTCCGTGGTGCATACGGGCGTGAAGTCTGCAGGGTGGCTGAACAGAACAAACCACTTGCCTGCGAGATCGTCTGGCAGAGTTATCGGACCGTGTGTGGTCCTCACTTCCATTCTTGGAAGCCTATCCCCAAGGAGAGGCATTCCCTCATCCATATCGGCTGTGCAGCTCATACAAGATCACCCAAACACAAACTTCTGGACTGCTCTCATGCTGCCCGGGCTTTTACGGCATGGAGCAGCAGGATGTGCGCTGCGGTCTCGCCATCTGGAGATCAACTGCTCCGCAGATGTGCAGAAGATACAGCCAGCAACAGTTCCCCCACAGATGCATATGGCACGGGCATCTGACCGCAGGTTGCAACTATATGTTTCTTTCATTCAGTAATCAATTATAAACCTTATGAGGCGAGTATTCCTATAAACCCTTATTTTACAATGGCGGATTCTCGCTGATATCGTATTTGGCTCACATTTGCCTCAAAACCAGAGGTTTTTAGGAATACTCAGGCGTTCTCGAGACCGATCCGAATAAAGAGCGAATGCCAGAAATATGCACTTTACTGCTTCTGGACATCTAAGGTACTTAATACTTATTCAGACATGTTCTGTTTCACATATATTAATATGAAAATAATTCTCGCAAAGGTCCATTTTCATCCACATAGGTGACCTTGGGTCATGGGTGTTTATTCCTTTTGCGATCAGATCTCACTTTGGCTTCAGCTTTCCCTCCTCTTCGAGCTGTTTTTTCACCTTCGCCCAGATATGCTCCCGCTTGTAGATCTCCCTGATGGGCTTTATATCCGGGAACGATATCGCCTCTCCCATGCAGAGATTCGCGCACGTATTGCAGCCAACTATGCATTGATTCGGCCTTGCGACCACAGGCCCATCCTCTGTCCAGTCGTAGACGTTCATGCCACAGTTCATGCACATCCCGCACTTCAGGCACTTTTCGCGATCTATGGTGGGATGCCAGGTTATCTTCTCTCTCGGATAGCCAACAAGCCATGCCATGCTTCCACCAAAGTTAAATCGATATTTTTCGATTTAAATCTTTCGAGGAATAAAACATATTAATTTTCATTGTTAAAAATTTTTTGTTAACCAAACCCCCCGACCACAAAATTATCGCATCTCTGCACAGCCAAAAATGAGAGTTCGAGTAACGGTGTTAATAATAACATTGTGAATTTATACTCTTGACATGCAAAGATTTAAATCGATAAAAATCGATCCATAGGAACGTGGCCTGTGAGTCACACATGGCAGTGGCCCTGACGCCACTGTCCGGAGGGATGTGATATGAATGGAAGATTCTGGCAGGTATATAGGCCGATAATCGTACTTCTGATTGTTATAGTGGCACTCGCGATCTGGTCATACCTTTCTGGAGGGGATCAGGTGAGCGGTGCGCCGCTGCTGACCCCTCTGAGAGGCATATTGCTGATCGCCGTCGGCCTGGCGGCTGGCTTCCTTGGAGGGTTGATCGGAACTGGCGGATGCAGCATAATGCTCCCAGTGATACACTTCTGGATGGGCTATTCAGCGCCCATCGCGATCGGCACGACGATCTTTGCCGTCATCTTCACCGCCATCTCCGGGGGGTACGGGCACCTCATAAGAAAGAATCTGGACAGAAGAGCGACGCTCTGGCTTGCGGGCGGTGGTATTCTCGGCGTGATCTTCGGATCATGGCTTTTCACCATTCTGGTCGAGCACATAGATCTACTCCAGCTGATTCTCGGATTAGCATTTCTGCTGCCCGCAATAAGGATGATCTACGAGGGCATCGGCCGCTCCAAGCCCAAGCAGGAGGGCGATACAATCCCAGGCGGAAGCAGCGGCTTCGCGGTCTTTGGATTTGCGATTGGCGTTCTGACCGGAATAGTGGGACTTGGCGGCGGATATGCACTCGTCCCGGGGCTGATCTACCTCTTCGGCGCACCTGTGTACATCACCATGGGGACATCCCTGGCGGTCATGATACCAATGGCGGTTGTGGCAGGCGGCATAAAGCTCGTCCAGGGGTTTGTCGCGCTCACCACCGCGCTAATCCTCGCAGCCGGAACCATAGTGGGAGCGCAGATCGGGGCAGCGGTCATCAAGAGGTTCAGGCCGAACACGCTCAAGCTGATATTCGGCATATACTTCCTCTATGTATCGCTGAAGTTCATAGCGGCATACTTCGGAATAGCGATATGGTGAAAAGCGAAGACGAGAAAACCGAAAAACTGAGAAAGAGTGGACCGCCCTTAAGGGCGGATCCCTGCTTAACCGAAGAGCGCGCCCAGTCCCTCGATGCCGCTCTCCTCTGCCTCTTCCTTCTCCTCTTCTTCCTCTGCCTTGGCTGCAGGCTTCTTGGCCTCGGTCTCAGCGGCAGCCGCAGCAGGGGCTGCAGCCGCTACCGGCATGGCGGTCGCCTGGGAGAGTATCTTATCGATATCAACACCTTCAAGCGCTGAGACCAGGGCCTTGATCCTGACCTCATCGGGCGCCACACCGGCTGCCTCTAGGACCTTCTTTATGCCATCATCGCTTACTTCCTTGCCTGAGCTATGTAGTAACAGTGCTGCATATATGTATTCCATCAAACTCACCTTTCTTTAACCAAACAGAGAACCCAGCCCGGCGGCTGCGTCCTCTTCTTCCTTCTTCTCCTCTACTTCTTCAACGACCTCTTCGACCTGCCGCTGCTCCGGCGCGCTCCCCCCTGGGGACATCAGACCTGCGATCGCCTGAGCATTGGCATGTGCCTTCATTATGACAAGATCCATCATGCCGGGAACGGGTATTCCGCGCTCGGCCACCAGATACATCGCCCTTGATGCTGCACGCTGGATGATCGGAGATACGGTCTGGGGCGTCACATAGGCTATCTCGACTGCGAAGGCAAGCGCCTTTCCAGCAGCCTCAGATATATCCCTCAGAACTGCCTCCGTATCCACTGCCAGATCCTCTGCAGTGAAAACCAGCCTGTCGCTGTAAGCTGCCCGGAGCTCCAGGCCCACAAGCTTCGGATAGATCTCCATGAGCTTGAGGACCTCTGCCACCTTCGGTGTTATCACATCGCCCTGCTTTGCGAGCACCACCCTCTGGTTTATCACAACCTTGCCACCTTTTATGGCAGCAGGTATTCCAGCGCTCTGGAGCTTCCCGACCATCGGTCCTGGTGAGAAAGACGTCTCTCCGCTCTCAACCACTATATCCACGGGCGCAACAGCACCGGCCTTTATGGGCATCGGGCGTTTCTCTGCGTCCAGCATCTTCTTGAGTGCAAACGGATTCGCATCTGAGAATATCAGAGCTGTCTGATCCTCAATGTAATCCACAAGCGGCCTGATGGACTCATCCGACTTCAGTATGGCCCGCCGGGCAATGTTGTTGTTGACAACCCTTACCTCAGAGATGGGCCTCAGGAGGCCGCGAAGCCTCTGGAACTCATCTGCCGGGAGCTCGCGTATACCCGCGACGCCTACGACACGGCTGCTTCTTATGCGCTCCACCAGCTCATCCACTTCTCTCAGCTTCCATTCAGGCACACGAG from Methanothrix thermoacetophila PT includes the following:
- a CDS encoding 50S ribosomal protein L10, producing MSADVRHGARVPEWKLREVDELVERIRSSRVVGVAGIRELPADEFQRLRGLLRPISEVRVVNNNIARRAILKSDESIRPLVDYIEDQTALIFSDANPFALKKMLDAEKRPMPIKAGAVAPVDIVVESGETSFSPGPMVGKLQSAGIPAAIKGGKVVINQRVVLAKQGDVITPKVAEVLKLMEIYPKLVGLELRAAYSDRLVFTAEDLAVDTEAVLRDISEAAGKALAFAVEIAYVTPQTVSPIIQRAASRAMYLVAERGIPVPGMMDLVIMKAHANAQAIAGLMSPGGSAPEQRQVEEVVEEVEEKKEEEDAAAGLGSLFG